The Paracoccus albus region CACCTGACTGTGGCGCAGCAGCCGGTCGTGGATGAAATCGGCAAGCGCATCCAGATTGCGGACCTGCAGTTCCAGCACATAATCCGCATCGCCCGAGACGGAATGGGCCGCGCGAACCTCTGGCTGGGCGGCGGCGAAACTGGCGAAATCCTTGTCGCCTGCCGCGCCGTGGCTGCGCAGGTTAACCCGCGCAAAGGCACGAATGCCGAAGCCCAGGGCGCGCCCGTTCAGCCGGGCAGTATACCCCCGGATTGCGCCGGATTTTTCCAGCGCCGCCCGCCTGCGCGAACATTGCGAGGGCGACAGGTGCACGATCTCGGACAGTTGTGCATTGGTCAGCCCGCCATCGCGCTGCAATGCGGCAAGAATCGCGCGATCAAAGCTGTCATGCGTCAAATCAGTCATAACACGCCGATAAAATGCAACTTTCGTGCACCATACCATGCAGGCACCCGCATTATGCAATCAAATTGTAGCAAGCATGCGTGATAGTCGGGAAAAGCGAATAGGAGGAGATCATGGGACCATTCCCGCATGACGCACCCAAGGCCGAAATCAGCAAATCCAACCCCGCCGGCACGGATGGTTTCGAATTCGTCGAATTCGCGCATCCCAACCCGGCAGAGCTTGACAAGCTGTTCCGCAAGATGGGTTTCGTGCCGGTTGCAAAGCACAAGTCGAAGAATGTGACTCTGTATCGGCAGGGCGGCATCAACTATGTGCTGAACGCAGAACCGGACAGCCATGCCAGCCAGTTCATCACCGATCACGGTCCCTGCGCCCCGGCCATGGGCTGGCGCGTCGTGGATTCGCAGCACGCGCTGAAACGCGCGGTTGAACTGGGTGCAGAGGAATATACCGGCCCCGGCAAGGTGCTGGATTTCCCGGCGGTGCTGGGGATCGGCGGCAGCCTGCTGTATTTCATCGACAAGTATGACGATACCGGCAGCGCTTGGGATGCCGAATATGACTGGCTGGGTGAAAAGGATCCGCGTCCCGAAGGCGTCGGTTTCTATTATATCGACCACCTCACGCATAATGTCGTGCGCGGGAACATGGACACCTGGTACAAGTTCTATAACCAGACCTTCAATTTCCGCGAGATCCGCTATTTCGACATCAAGGGCAAGCAGACAGGGCTGTTCAGCCGTGCGCTGACCTCTCCCGACGGGAAGATCCGCATTCCGATCAACGAATCCGCGGATGAGCACAGCCAGATCGAGGAATATCTGAACGAGTATAAGGGCGAGGGCATCCAGCATATCGCTGTCGCATCCGAAGATATCTATGCCTCGACCGATGCGATTGCGGAAAAGGGTCTGGAATTCATGCCCGGCCCGCCGGATGTCTATTATGAGATGTCCCGCAAGCGCGTGACCGATCATGAAGAGCCGCTGGACAAGATGAAGAAACACGGCATCCTGATCGACGGCGAAGGCGTGGTCGATGGCGGCACGACGCGGATCCTGCTTCAGATCTTTTCAAAAACCGTGATCGGGCCGATCTTCTTTGAATTCATTCAGCGCAAAGGCGATGATGGCTTTGGTGAGGGCAATTTCCGCGCGCTGTTCGAATCCATCGAGGAAGACCAGATCCGCCGCGGCGTGCTGAAAGAGGCCGCCGCCGAATGAGCTGGCAGGAAATCTCGACCGCCCCCGCGCCGGGGACGGTCGTCTGCGAACTGGATCAGGTCGAGGGCGTCCGCGCCTTCGACCTTTCCGGCTTCCCTTTGCTGGTGATCCGCGATGCAGCGGGGCTGCGCGGCTTCGTCAATCTGTGCCCGCATCAATATCTGCCGCTGGATTATCGCAGCGGCAAGATCCTGTCATCGGATGGCGCGCGCTTGATCTGTTCCTCGCATCAGGCGCAGTTTGACGCGACAACGGGCGAGGTCTGCGCAGGCCCCGCTGGCTGCGGACTGGATATGGTGCCGTTGCGCGAAGAACACGGACGCGTCGTCATCGGCGAGGGCTGATTCCCCGCCATCTCATTGTCACAATTCAGCTTCCCTCAGCTATCGCTGGCCCTTGGGCTGGCGTTTTGCGTTCACCAGGCCGCGAGCGCCATAATCCACCCTTTCTGTCAAGCCCTAGATAGTTCGTTAAAGCGTCATACAAAATGTTGACAGGTCATTGCCGTTTGGCACAAGATGATCAGGCTTTGATAGCGCGGGAATCATCCCGGCAGGCGGGACGAAAAGCGGGATCGAACCCGTATAGGCAACTCGCGATGAACGTCAGGGCGAAAAACAAACCATGGGGCCGGGGCCATGGCACAGCGATCGGGGAAGTCACGCTTTCCGGACAATTGTGTTCCGCCCTGTATCTAGACAGAATGAGGGACCAAATGAGCATCACCGTTTACAGCAAGCCCGCTTGTGTTCAATGCACCGCCACCACCCGCGCCCTGCAGGCGCGCGGCATCGAATTCGATGTCGTTGATCTGACGCAGGACGAAACTGCCTATGCGCATGTCTCGGGCTTGGGCTATCG contains the following coding sequences:
- a CDS encoding Lrp/AsnC family transcriptional regulator, which gives rise to MTDLTHDSFDRAILAALQRDGGLTNAQLSEIVHLSPSQCSRRRAALEKSGAIRGYTARLNGRALGFGIRAFARVNLRSHGAAGDKDFASFAAAQPEVRAAHSVSGDADYVLELQVRNLDALADFIHDRLLRHSQVTQVRSEIVLKSAKEDGGLPI
- the hppD gene encoding 4-hydroxyphenylpyruvate dioxygenase; translated protein: MGPFPHDAPKAEISKSNPAGTDGFEFVEFAHPNPAELDKLFRKMGFVPVAKHKSKNVTLYRQGGINYVLNAEPDSHASQFITDHGPCAPAMGWRVVDSQHALKRAVELGAEEYTGPGKVLDFPAVLGIGGSLLYFIDKYDDTGSAWDAEYDWLGEKDPRPEGVGFYYIDHLTHNVVRGNMDTWYKFYNQTFNFREIRYFDIKGKQTGLFSRALTSPDGKIRIPINESADEHSQIEEYLNEYKGEGIQHIAVASEDIYASTDAIAEKGLEFMPGPPDVYYEMSRKRVTDHEEPLDKMKKHGILIDGEGVVDGGTTRILLQIFSKTVIGPIFFEFIQRKGDDGFGEGNFRALFESIEEDQIRRGVLKEAAAE
- a CDS encoding Rieske (2Fe-2S) protein, translated to MSWQEISTAPAPGTVVCELDQVEGVRAFDLSGFPLLVIRDAAGLRGFVNLCPHQYLPLDYRSGKILSSDGARLICSSHQAQFDATTGEVCAGPAGCGLDMVPLREEHGRVVIGEG
- the nrdH gene encoding glutaredoxin-like protein NrdH → MSITVYSKPACVQCTATTRALQARGIEFDVVDLTQDETAYAHVSGLGYRQAPVVIAGDSHWSGFRPDLIGQLS